Proteins co-encoded in one Sus scrofa isolate TJ Tabasco breed Duroc chromosome 14, Sscrofa11.1, whole genome shotgun sequence genomic window:
- the KAZALD1 gene encoding kazal-type serine protease inhibitor domain-containing protein 1 precursor (The RefSeq protein has 3 substitutions compared to this genomic sequence) — protein MPRVLSGLPLIMPQSPAAALALPLLLLLLVVVVRPPPQTGARPSPGPDYLRRGWLRLLAEGEGCVPCRPEECATPRGCLAGQVHDACGCCWECANLEGQLCDLDPSAHFYGSCGEQLECRLDTGGDLSRGEVPEPLCACRSQRPLCGSDGRTYAQICRLQEAARARPEANLTVAHPGPCESGPQIVSRPYDIWNVTGQDVIFGCEVFAYPMASIEWRKDGLDIQLPGDDPHISVQFRGGPQRFEVTGWLQIQAVRPSDEGTYRCLARNALGQVEAPASLTVLTPDQLNSTGIPQLSSLHLLPEEEAESEEGEDYY, from the exons ATGCCCCGAGTGCTCGCAGGCCTTCCACTAATCATGCCACAGTCGCCCGCAGCTGCCTTGGCTctgcccctgctgctgctgctggtggtggtggtggtgcggCCGCCCCCACAGACTGGCGCGCGGCCGTCCCCGGGCCCCGATTATCTGAGGCGCGGGTGGCTGCGCCTGCTGGCGGAGGGTGAGGGCTGTGCTCCCTGCCGGCCAGAAGAGTGCGCCACGCCGCGGGGCTGCCTGGCCGGCCAGGTGCACGACGCATGCGGCTGCTGTTGGGAATGTGCCAACCTCGAGGGCCAGCTCTGCGACCTGGACCCCAGCGCCCACTTCTACGGAAGCTGCGGTGAGCAGCTTGAGTGCCGGTTGGACACAGGCGGCGACCTGAGCCGCGGAGAGGTGCCCGAGCCGCTGTGTGCCTGCCGCTCGCAGCGCCCGCTCTGTGGTTCCGACGGCCGCACCTACGCGCAGATCTGCCGCCTGCAGGAGGCGGCCCGCGCTCGGCCGGAAGCCAACCTCACCGTGGCGCACCCAGGGCCCTGTGAATCGG ggcCCCAGATTGTGTCGCGCCCATATGACATTTGGAATGTGACTGGGCAGGATGTGATCTTTGGCTGTGAGGTGTTTGCCTACCCCATGGCCTCCATTGAGTGGAGAAAAGACGGCTTGGACATTCAGCTGCCGGGGGATGACCCCCACATCTCTGTGCAG TTTAGGGGCGGACCCCAGAGGTTTGAGGTGACAGGCTGGCTGCAGATCCAGGCTGTGCGTCCCAGCGATGAGGGCACCTACCGCTGCCTGGCCCGCAATGCCCTAGGCCAGGTTGAGGCCCCAGCTAGCCTGACAGTGCTCACACCAG ACCAGCTGAACTCCACAGGCATCCCCCAGCTGTCATCCCTGCACCTGCTTCCTGAGGAAGAGGCTGAGAGTGAAGAGGGCGAGGATTACTACTAG